From Halomicrobium salinisoli, the proteins below share one genomic window:
- a CDS encoding type B DNA-directed DNA polymerase, whose translation MVVAVDVRDDAVRLWSRTAEGIVCERDRDYSPTCYVDGPDDALADLRARLDDDPKVVRTAFDRKYVSLRDDERSRVLAVDLDRPGEVATFAREVRTTREPEEWSPGTFRLYNVDLSPKFRYCLETGTDPTPAGEEGGEHWPRSLSLSLPTQDLADGDLSALQCGGEPLAADGGGRDEAVLSALRERLDAADPDVLVLSSAALVPLLHDRADVLGMDFGLGRLPGYRRLAGENTYESYGRVGHSPARYDVPGRAIVDRSNSFFWGEGGLPGLFDLVERSGKPLQEAAWASIGTVFTAMQIQEAHRRDVLVPWRAWEPESFTTARTLHDADRGGFTFEPEVGLHEDVVEIDFASLYPRIMCEHDLSPETVRCDCHDGDDVPGLGYSVCPDVDDPFVPSVLRPIIEDRAALKDERRRADDPERIERLDSKISALKWILVTCFGYQGYRNSKFGRIEVHESINAHARELLLDAKAELERAGWRVVHGIVDSLWVTPREDDRRESSERASGDSREPRDGRAEADPIEDVCARVTEQTAIPLEHESDFEWVCFVPTSDGRRGSLTTYFGKREDDQRESSERASGSERSERHASREDRYKFRGIEARQRSTPAFVADVQEELVATLDEHRDPEAVADRLARAVARLQAGDVDPSKLVIRTRASRSLDEYDQRTRTVAALERYKDRGVERHPGQDVRYVVVDDDRRDRDRVRLPWEDPDRYDADFYETLLVRAAESVVSPLGWDRSRIRRYLADGRDLRLSAFS comes from the coding sequence ATGGTCGTCGCCGTCGACGTCCGCGACGACGCGGTGCGCCTGTGGTCGCGGACGGCCGAGGGAATCGTCTGCGAGCGCGATCGGGACTACAGCCCCACCTGTTACGTCGACGGGCCGGACGACGCGCTGGCGGACCTGCGCGCGAGACTCGACGACGACCCGAAGGTCGTCCGGACGGCGTTCGACCGGAAATACGTCTCGCTGCGGGACGACGAGCGCTCGCGCGTGCTGGCCGTCGACCTCGACCGGCCCGGCGAGGTCGCCACGTTCGCTCGGGAGGTCAGAACTACCAGAGAACCCGAAGAGTGGTCGCCCGGCACGTTCCGCCTCTACAACGTCGATCTGAGCCCGAAGTTCCGCTACTGTCTGGAGACGGGCACCGACCCGACGCCCGCGGGCGAGGAGGGCGGCGAGCACTGGCCGCGGTCGCTGTCGCTCTCGCTACCGACGCAGGACCTCGCTGACGGCGACCTCTCGGCGCTCCAGTGCGGTGGCGAGCCACTGGCGGCCGACGGAGGCGGACGCGACGAGGCGGTCCTCAGCGCCCTCAGAGAGCGACTGGACGCGGCCGATCCGGACGTCCTCGTCCTCTCCAGCGCGGCCCTCGTGCCGCTGCTGCACGACCGCGCGGACGTCCTCGGGATGGATTTCGGTCTTGGCCGACTGCCGGGCTACCGACGCCTCGCCGGCGAGAACACCTACGAGAGCTACGGTCGGGTGGGTCACTCGCCGGCGCGCTACGACGTTCCGGGGCGGGCCATCGTCGACCGGTCGAACAGCTTCTTCTGGGGCGAGGGCGGGCTCCCCGGACTCTTCGACCTCGTCGAGCGCTCGGGGAAACCGCTGCAGGAGGCCGCGTGGGCCTCTATCGGTACCGTGTTCACCGCGATGCAGATTCAGGAGGCCCACCGGCGGGACGTGCTGGTTCCCTGGCGGGCCTGGGAGCCGGAGTCGTTCACCACGGCGCGGACGCTCCACGACGCCGACCGCGGCGGGTTCACCTTCGAGCCCGAGGTGGGGCTGCACGAGGATGTAGTAGAGATCGACTTCGCCTCGCTGTATCCGCGCATCATGTGCGAGCACGACCTCAGCCCGGAGACGGTCCGCTGTGACTGCCACGACGGCGACGACGTGCCGGGACTGGGCTACAGCGTCTGCCCCGACGTCGACGACCCCTTCGTCCCCAGCGTCCTCCGGCCGATCATCGAGGACCGGGCCGCCCTCAAGGACGAGCGCCGGCGTGCCGACGACCCCGAGCGGATCGAGCGACTCGACTCGAAGATCAGCGCGCTCAAGTGGATCCTGGTGACCTGCTTCGGCTACCAGGGCTACCGCAACAGCAAGTTCGGCCGCATCGAGGTCCACGAGTCCATCAACGCCCACGCACGCGAGCTCCTGCTGGACGCCAAGGCCGAACTGGAGCGGGCGGGCTGGCGCGTGGTCCACGGCATCGTGGACTCGCTGTGGGTCACTCCGCGGGAGGACGACCGCAGGGAGTCCTCCGAACGGGCGAGCGGCGATAGCCGCGAGCCTCGCGACGGGAGGGCGGAGGCCGACCCCATCGAGGACGTCTGCGCCCGCGTCACCGAGCAGACGGCCATTCCGCTGGAGCACGAGAGCGACTTCGAGTGGGTCTGTTTCGTCCCGACCAGCGACGGCCGGCGCGGGTCGCTGACGACCTATTTCGGCAAGCGCGAGGACGACCAAAGGGAGTCCTCGGAACGGGCGAGCGGGAGTGAGCGAAGCGAACGACACGCGAGCCGCGAGGACCGCTACAAGTTCCGCGGGATCGAGGCCCGCCAGCGCTCGACGCCGGCGTTCGTCGCCGACGTGCAGGAGGAACTGGTGGCGACGCTGGACGAGCACCGAGACCCGGAGGCGGTCGCAGACCGCCTCGCCCGCGCCGTCGCTCGCCTGCAGGCCGGCGACGTCGACCCGTCGAAGCTGGTGATCCGCACGCGCGCCTCGCGGTCGCTCGACGAGTACGACCAGCGGACCCGGACCGTCGCCGCGCTGGAGCGGTACAAGGATCGCGGCGTCGAGCGCCACCCCGGCCAGGACGTCCGCTACGTCGTGGTCGACGACGACCGCCGGGACCGCGACCGCGTGCGCCTGCCGTGGGAGGACCCCGACCGCTACGACGCCGACTTCTACGAGACGCTGCTCGTGCGCGCGGCCGAGAGCGTCGTCTCGCCGCTGGGCTGGGACCGCTCGCGGATCCGTCGCTACCTCGCCGACGGGCGGGACCTGCGGCTGTCTGCGTTCTCGTGA
- a CDS encoding DUF6360 family protein: MVDRILKVNAYTTFDLLDGKVEGHGFDEEAYAVLNATTDDRDDPDHVELQLEMDNTQLDEVEPHADKVTLSAEQARELAADLEKYADRVDAAEE; this comes from the coding sequence ATGGTCGACCGCATCCTGAAGGTCAACGCGTACACGACGTTCGACTTGCTCGACGGGAAGGTGGAGGGCCACGGCTTCGACGAGGAGGCCTACGCCGTGCTTAACGCGACCACCGACGATCGCGACGACCCGGACCACGTGGAACTGCAACTGGAGATGGACAACACCCAGCTCGACGAGGTCGAACCGCACGCGGACAAGGTGACGCTCTCCGCGGAGCAGGCCCGCGAACTCGCCGCGGACCTGGAGAAGTACGCCGACCGCGTAGACGCGGCCGAGGAGTAG
- a CDS encoding nitrite/sulfite reductase, which yields MPTKVEKWKDEVYGNEIREHLMEFAEEGWDAIPEDEQDAWFERFKWWGLYHQRSGQESYFMMRIGTPNGVIEPGQLEVIGEVAKEYAQGPAQNPEFGDAYCDWTTRQSIQLHWIKIEDIPEIFEKLESVGLSTQQACGDSWRNIVGCPVAGKDKHEHIDAWPVAENLHETFKGDDDHVNLPRKWKVAVTGCDEGCGQGDINDLAFEPAEKDGELGFNVRVGGGLARKEPRFARNIDVWVPEEKVPDVAGGLSALFRDYGDRDDRYNARIKFLVDEWGPQKVRDVLQEEYVDFELPTAGEDMRDEYTYNSGNQVGHDDHVGIHEQPDGNYYVGLNVLVGRMGADDVLELADLAEEYGSGEVRLTQRQNVIVTDVPEEDLDAFTSEPLLEEYSPDPSPFKRGSIACTGTEYCSLSIVETKNRQVRYARWLEGNVELPEDHEDFHIHLSGCTASCAQPQIADISLRGMKTRKDGEPVEALDIGLGGGLGEDPRFADWVEMRVPADEVPGAIRNLVENFKDRRQDGETFREFVESRDEETLADLIVPEETDYEDPYMHNTKQTWYPYADDDDMDASPAPTNGEGEPLTPADD from the coding sequence ATGCCGACGAAAGTCGAGAAGTGGAAAGACGAGGTGTACGGCAACGAGATCAGGGAGCACCTGATGGAGTTCGCCGAGGAGGGGTGGGACGCCATCCCCGAGGACGAGCAGGACGCCTGGTTCGAGCGCTTCAAGTGGTGGGGCCTCTACCACCAGCGCTCCGGCCAGGAGTCCTATTTCATGATGCGGATCGGGACGCCCAACGGCGTCATCGAGCCCGGCCAGCTGGAGGTCATCGGCGAGGTCGCCAAGGAGTACGCACAGGGCCCCGCCCAGAACCCCGAGTTCGGCGACGCCTACTGCGACTGGACGACGCGCCAGTCCATCCAGCTCCACTGGATCAAGATCGAGGACATCCCGGAGATCTTCGAGAAGCTCGAGTCCGTCGGTCTCTCTACCCAGCAGGCCTGCGGTGACTCCTGGCGCAACATCGTCGGCTGTCCCGTCGCCGGCAAGGACAAACACGAGCACATCGACGCCTGGCCCGTCGCCGAGAACCTCCACGAGACGTTCAAGGGCGACGACGACCACGTCAACCTCCCCCGGAAGTGGAAGGTCGCGGTGACCGGCTGTGACGAGGGCTGTGGCCAGGGCGACATCAACGACCTCGCCTTCGAGCCCGCCGAGAAGGACGGCGAGCTCGGCTTCAACGTCCGCGTCGGCGGCGGCCTCGCCCGCAAGGAGCCCCGCTTCGCCCGCAACATCGACGTCTGGGTGCCCGAGGAGAAGGTCCCCGACGTCGCCGGCGGGCTCTCCGCGCTCTTCCGCGACTACGGCGACCGCGACGACCGCTACAACGCCCGCATCAAGTTCCTCGTCGACGAGTGGGGCCCCCAGAAGGTCCGCGACGTCCTCCAGGAGGAGTACGTCGACTTCGAGCTCCCGACCGCCGGCGAGGACATGCGCGACGAGTACACCTACAACTCCGGCAATCAGGTCGGCCACGACGACCACGTCGGGATCCACGAGCAGCCCGACGGCAACTACTACGTCGGCCTCAACGTCCTCGTCGGCCGCATGGGTGCCGACGACGTGCTGGAACTGGCCGACCTCGCCGAGGAGTACGGCTCCGGCGAGGTCCGCCTGACCCAGCGCCAGAACGTCATCGTCACCGACGTCCCCGAGGAGGACCTCGACGCGTTCACCAGCGAGCCCCTGCTGGAGGAGTACTCGCCCGACCCGAGCCCGTTCAAGCGCGGCTCCATCGCCTGCACGGGCACCGAGTACTGCTCGCTGTCCATCGTCGAGACGAAGAACCGCCAGGTGCGCTACGCGCGCTGGCTCGAGGGCAACGTCGAACTTCCCGAGGACCACGAGGACTTCCACATCCACCTCTCGGGCTGTACCGCCTCCTGCGCCCAGCCCCAGATCGCCGACATCTCCCTGCGCGGCATGAAGACCCGCAAGGACGGCGAGCCCGTCGAGGCGCTGGACATCGGCCTCGGCGGCGGCCTCGGCGAGGACCCGCGCTTCGCCGACTGGGTGGAGATGCGCGTCCCCGCCGACGAGGTCCCCGGCGCCATCCGGAACCTCGTCGAGAACTTCAAAGACCGCCGTCAGGACGGCGAGACCTTCCGCGAGTTCGTCGAGTCCCGCGACGAGGAGACGCTGGCCGACCTCATCGTCCCCGAGGAGACCGACTACGAGGACCCGTACATGCACAACACCAAGCAGACCTGGTACCCCTACGCCGACGACGACGACATGGACGCCTCGCCCGCGCCGACCAACGGTGAGGGCGAGCCGCTGACCCCCGCCGACGACTAG